One window from the genome of Cryptomeria japonica chromosome 6, Sugi_1.0, whole genome shotgun sequence encodes:
- the LOC131064211 gene encoding heat stress transcription factor A-1a, with amino-acid sequence MERNSATPFITKTYEMLGDPSTDDVVSWSAGNNSFLVKDPHHFSLHLLPRYFKHCNFSSFVRQLNTYGFRKVDADRWEFAHEYFLRGQKQLLHCIRRRRASHHHSQGLGSQLGVKYDLKEEFQRLQRDEDTIALEVVQLKEEQESIDREMGDLKRRLDLTERRPQQILSFLGAVVENPSFITQRLQSRASISDGKKRRCLTYDEHKETRLQLESDGSSSNASTADGFVMSTNAPTVDGFADTWLRRNGLIVDGLQYSPTDMSQIDSGTEAELMATPSLVNQQFGTCPEKSEYEIDVACEGNYLGMANLDGVLWDDMFI; translated from the exons ATGGAGAGAAATAGTGCAACCCCATTTATTACAAAGACATATGAAATGTTAGGAGATCCTTCAACTGACGATGTTGTATCATGGAGCGCGGGAAATAACAGCTTTCTGGTGAAGGATCCCCATCATTTCTCTCTCCATTTGCTCCCTCGCTACTTCAAACACTGCAATTTCTCTAGCTTTGTTCGACAGCTCAACACATAT GGATTTCGTAAAGTGGATGCTGATAGATGGGAATTTGCACACGAATACTTTCTGCGAGGGCAAAAGCAGTTACTCCACTGTATTCGTCGAAGGAGGGCTAGTCATCACCACTCTCAGGGACTGGGCAGTCAATTAGGTGTGAAATACGATTTGAAAGAGGAATTCCAGAGGCTTCAGAGGGACGAGGACACCATTGCTTTGGAGGTTGTTCAGCTGAAGGAGGAGCAGGAAAGCATTGATAGAGAGATGGGGGATTTGAAGAGGCGCTTGGATTTGACAGAGCGCAGACCTCAGCAGATTCTCTCATTTCTGGGCGCAGTTGTTGAGAATCCGAGTTTTATCACACAGAGGCTTCAGAGCAGGGCAAGCATCAGTGATGGTAAGAAAAGGAGGTGCTTAACCTATGATGAGCACAAGGAAACCAGACTTCAATTGGAATCGGATGGGTCGAGCTCAAATGCTTCGACTGCAGATGGGTTTGTGATGAGTACAAATGCTCCGACTGTTGATGGGTTTGCGGATACTTGGCTTAGAAGAAATGGATTGATTGTGGATGGCTTACAATATTCCCCAACAGATATGTCTCAGATTGACTCTGGAACTGAAGCTGAATTGATGGCTACTCCTTCACTAGTAAATCAGCAATTTGGGACTTGCCCTGAAAAATCCGAGTATGAGATCGATGTGGCTTGCGAAGGAAATTATTTGGGTATGGCTAATTTGGATGGTGTTCTATGGGACGACATGTTCATCTAG